AATATTCATGAACATTTGACCATGAGAAAGCACTTTTCAAAgtgaaaagcaaagtcttggcattacattcctttcgtggaatttggcctttctgtttcaacaaacttcgcagccgattcgtagtgtacagaatcattgcatggctagtactatggatcctactgacactaagaatccttccaggtcggggctcgaacatacgacaactggcttgtaagaccagcgttgaaccgccaacccggggcaaGTTTCAAAGTGAAAGCCACGTTTATtcacagtcgatcaaaaacaGCAACTTGTCGATGATTCGGGATAGTGTTTAGTtatgtttacaagtaataaatcagatttttttgggtcgatatgtgacaatggatgatacatggatccatcacttcactccagaATCAAAATGTTGATCATTTGAGTTGACTGCAGCCAGTGAATCGCGTCAGCTGATAAAATTATGACTTCAATATTTTGGGATGCAAATGGTATAATCTttgtcgactatcttgagaaaggaaaaacaatcaataacGAATACTACCAACCGTTGTTGGAtcgtttgaatgtaaaaatcaaggaaaacaGGACCTCATATgccgaagaaaaaaaaccacTGTTTGGTCAACACAATACACCGATTTACTAGTCGATGGCAACGATGGTTAGATTGAACGAATTACatttcgaattgcttcctcatccaccgtatagtccagatctggcctcccagtgactactgactATTCGTTGATCTCATCGGAATGCTCTCCGGTACGAAATTGAGCTCAATGAGTAATTGCTGAATGTAAAATCTATCTATTTTGAGGAAAAAGACAAATTCTTTCTTAAGTATCGTGAAGTTAGAGAAGTGTTGCTCTTGAAGGAAAATTACATtgattttagtaaaaaaaattcacattcgcgTGTCATAAAAACAAATCTTTGAAAGTCAATTGGAGGTTAGATTTATCGTCAATATATTGTGTTTGAGATAACAATCGTCAGCTGAGATCATCAAATAGATGATGACACTGAGGTAACCCATAGGCAGCAAAagagtaaaaaaaacaaaaatctcaaatcagcatCTGATGGCACAGTAGAAGTGAAGATAGATATTAGGTTTtgttaccgtcactgctaacctcaatcggatgaacacattttgacagttcagcagtactgtttgttaacataaatttcttttgtttgtttattgacaaattggatcagaccatttacggttcgTAGTGcccaaataaagttttaaaacatttgttcacgattgaatacggtttgtttttgatatttatgaaataaaagtgactagttgcaaagtgtaaagatggttgttttagatgtgctcttcgattttgtttaagtttgtttgtaaacagtaccgctgaactgtcaaggatgaatacttgttcatttgtgtcgtcacggtaaaaaacctaatgtgATGTGGTGTGTGTTGTTTTTCTGTTGGATGTGTTTCTCCATAGAGATAGGACTACAAGTAAATGTCGTGGCGGCCAAGTAAATCGAAGCAtgtttggttcttctagtcaattggcCTGTCTCTTCAGGTGTTtttatatgcagggtagtttaattggtataaaaattctctgcggtaacattttcgcggtttaaaTTACAtggttgcattcgcatgtcattttttccaatctgtttttccTGTTAGATAgtgatcaaataaaaaaaagtgtttttcttaGTTCATCACGCGTCTTATTGAGCGATGTGTTAACggtcaaaattgaattgaaaatataaCAAATTGTCATTTTTACTCTTCAAGAATAACcaggtttttttcttcaaattcatattgatcttttgtgttgcTCTAGAAGAGGAGTGAAGTGGAAGACGCATTGTGAAattgaaaagatgaaaaaagaTTTGTTTAAGAGTTGAAAGCAAGAAATCTCGgcataataaatatttttacttaatatttaaaatttacCTGACTAAGTCAGAACGAAATTTACCTTACTAAGTCAGAATCTCAAACTCTGTTTCAATCGGTCGATCTATTAATGGTCTTTCTTGCACAAAAATACTATAAATAAAATGAACGAATGGAAGAAACATGAATGTATTTGAGTTTATGAAAATTAGTTCAGTAATTTTTAGTTATGTGATTGGTCAATTTTGATGGCAATTTCCGTAGTTCCCAAAACAAAACCTAATCAAACTAATCAGTTGTCATTCTGAAGCGAAAGCATGTTTTAAAATTTGTGTAATTTAAgcatataataataatacagataatTGAGAAGCCATGatatattattttaattgaCGGAACCTAACTATCACGCAACATAATTTTGCGAACATTCTTTCCACACTGTTCTTGTGTTTCTTACAGAAGGAAGAACCTTTGGTCATCACTTCCTGAAACGAATCAGCTTCGCCATCATTCCCACGGCTTTCGTAGTAGGCGTCATTACCACGCTTCTATCGGCACTGACAGTAGTTTCCATGAACAGTTTGGGCGTTGGGGTAAGTTTATCATTCGACTTGTTAACGTGTCCATCAATAATTAACCCCTATATGTTCCGTAGGTTGTTCTTCTAGTACTTGCAGTTTCGCAAATATTAGCACGAACACTTCCAGGCGCcagccagcctcagccggtcgCATATAGCGCTCCCGTACCCGGACCGGTTCCGATTGTCTACCACAGGGACTGGTGAAAACCGTATCCATCGGGCGTTAACTAATCATAAGTTAATTTATTCttcatttatcatattttaatttattacCTCCATCAACATAACCGATCACGACTGAGCTGTGAGCTGTGAGCtccggaaaaataaaaataataaaataaatcattgttCGTTCGAGAGTATGACTTTCCCTGGTTCAGGGTTCACCGAAACAAAGAAATAAATTTTGCTTTCAATTAATTTTagagttgaattttatttaccTACCTAAATTAAAATGCATACCGCGCATACACTGTTGCAAATCCCGTCCCGTGTCCCGTTCAGCTGGTCGTGAATTCGTAACCGATCACGACAACGATTCGTGGCTACAGCATGTCATGCTACATTGTCCAGAGCCAGGGAAGAGTATCCGTTCCGGACGGACAGAATCCATACCCGTGTCGCCAGTGGCAGTAGGTCGAATGCTTATTGATGTGATTTAGTCGTCAAACCTGGCGTACGATCACTTTCTACGTATAAGTCGATAACGTACTAATTGCACTGTTAATCGAAACGATCGATCTGTATCTAAGCTGGATTGAAAAGCAGATTTCTTCTGCAGTTTTCTTTGCAATGAATGACGGTAGAGAAAAGTGCCCAAGGAATGTCGTACAGCAAGTTCCGACATTGGTCCAAATAGGGACTTCAAGCAGTGAGGGAACCTGATGTCGAATCTGGAACAAACGTGTCATTTGCTGGACTGATCTGGGAAGACAGGTGGTTTTTCGGAATAGATGCAAAAATAATTGGTATAAAGACGATAAAATTAAGTTTCACTGAATTAGTCGCATTTAGTGGGTGCTCAAAATTGCATGCAATCAGTCAAGGTCAATGAGCCTATGCCAAAAAAATGCACGTTCCTCAACTCAAAGGGTGGTGCATTTCACTTTCTATGAGTGCTGCACTTGATGAGCTGCAAATGGGACAGATTACACGAACTACGTCACCGGTGATGCTAGGCCACGGAATGCCATTTCTTGCGCTGGATATAAGATGAGAAATTAGCATTAAAATTATACCAATTTCAGACGTGCGAACCTGCGCCACTGCTATCAGTTGTTGTGGTTTTGTTTACATTATGCTTCgtcgagaaagaaaaaaacttgGGATACGAAGGAAGTTGCTGCTATTTTTCGAGAGATCTTTATTTGGATCGGTTGGAAAAGGCACTTTCAATGAGACTACTGTATAAAATATATACGTAGTTatggcacagactaacagacaggacactcaaattagattcttcaatcattttaacggtcatttcgaatattcctttatttgggacagtactcacatgtgtcatgatggcgccacgttactctatcaaaaacatcctgtctgtcatctagactttgtttattattttcatttaccaacagagttgccattcatacagaattacctgtaatgtattgatttgtatacgtccatgcgaatttcatgcaggatacagatttaatacatattgccaaaactatacacataattgtgcctacttctcatcctccaacgcaatattaaatcgaacccgttttgttacaatatttacttgcttctggtctgccgccacttaatttcgggtgaaaactaccaacacaataaaaatagtctagatgaacaacgttgagtcaaataaatggttaccttccaacatcgcgaaaaagttaaatatattatcaacattatccaataatttattgtgacgattcattttcaaatattttgatgaaatcaggcatccctgcaagcagctgatcggtgttgacaaacgaggggaaaccaactagtaaaaaaaacttgtacataacacaaggggtgtacagatagtaaatagttcgcgcagtacaatataggtggaactagtgcataacgaaaaattatttttataagaatttactcatactgtcatgtctgttagtctgtggttatggtaaccaaatttatttaattttatatgTTTATCCTGTTCATTAGAAGCACGTGctctgtcgttttcgcttgatgccaaacctaatccagtttccactctaactgctgtcaaaccattcgtttgaagccagtttcgaaccaagATTTGACGTAGTTGAACAGAAAATCTATTCAGTTTCAAAcgcggtttttatatcaggtttgctcaagcccccgttgctaagcgtgaaaccaacacagtttagttaaaagtgtttgtttggtgAAACtaacctgggtcagtttcagttttctcaaacggAAATGACGTTACAGAATGGAAGTTTCGTTTCGAAGTTTTGTTATAACAAGAGtttattatttttgtgtattttgtgaTGTTGTTTCTTAGAGTCGAATTTATTGTAGATCGACAAAAACAATGATAATTTCGTGGTTCTACCAACATCTGTCTGCGCTTTTCATCATAAGCATTGTCTCTACCCCTTCCGTCTCTGAGAATAAAGAACATTTCTTCACTACAAACTTATTTCTGTTAATTCTTCGTaacatgaacaaaaaaaaaagaattattgtTATGGTAATGGTAGACTCTAGTTACAACGACGCGACGGTTATGCTTCGAAAATTTAGCACGAAAAATGAATAATTGGACGCTcgtaaataaaatattaaaaattagtacatgagatttccgaaatcgaatttttttttatgtcaaacgtcttagaattgcgtgaaaagtcgagatttagcgtcatttttttgaaaaaaaatcgactttctgggacttatgtATGTAGTATGATAAAAGTCCCTTAaaaaaatctcgacgtttcatgcatttttaagatttttggcatcaaaaattccatccaggaatgtaataccaaggctttgctaggTAGATtacgaagggttttttttagattacatctaatctggacgtttcatgcatttacaCGGACAGCATAATAATGAATAAGAAATCATTTAGTCGTAAAattatgagaaaatatttttgaaaaaaatactgttTAAGTAAGATAGAGCGACCAGATGTAAAACGTTAAAAAATCTGCCAACTGAAGGAAACTCCTGCAGTTGTCTCTCTTTACGACACGGAAGCAGGAACTTTTCTTggttaagttttttttcatagaaagATGAtagataccttatgataaaaagagaacaggaattttattttaaaattcccgcgcttgtccaatcggtaaacttttattctctcaacgttggcaacacttttatacacattctgtcaaattttgacgcatatcgcacgattagttttcgtttggcgtctatacaaaaaagttgaaaaattttcgtgtggcgatttttataatggatgaaaatttagaacaacgtgcgtgcatcaaattttgtgttgcaaatggatttaagtgttccgaaacgttgaaaatgttagaaaaggcctttggtgaatcgtgtctagaaaaacacaggcatacgagtggtataaacgcttcaaaggtggtcgtacaagcttggatcatgatgagattcctggccgcccaacaacatctgttactgaagaaaacattcaatcggcgaagcaaatcgtgttgcaaaatcgttctgtaccgattagagagattgctgtgttgttgggcatctcttatggatcagccgaacacattttaactgttgttttgggtttgaaacgcgtcgccaaaaaagctgaatttcattcaaaaacagcgtcgtgttgtgtCGCAgtatttggccaaaaactcaaccaagcaccgttcTCTCCAGATATgcccccgtgtgactttttccttttctccagactcaaattgctattgcggggaacgcgttttgagaccatagagattaTAAAagtgaattcgctgcgtgaactaaaggccataccttcggcggcctataaaacttgtatggaaaattggatcaagcgttggcatgcatgtattgccgcaggagaagagtactttgaaggcgatagtaaagaaatttaatttcttTCTTGATCATAACTAGATATTATCACTCTGAACAAAAAATGAACATAAagcgctgagctgagctgaagtagatcgcccgtagttgcacttcgtgattgaccgaatgagtggaaatgtacaataaaccaagaaaatgaaacttgggagaagcaaatcattttcactgtacctaaccactcactcctaactttttattacgacgctggctacgaccaaacgctgtgctactgagggaaaggaaggaatgttagtccaatactcgttgtttcaagagaccgcgggtaccacattatttccacgagcatcacgggataggagatttgttagtagggagggaaagatatccggatatgttttggtaaacaatatgatctcaacaaaacctgatttgtatgaataaaatgaaaacactcgcgaatgggtccttTGCAGAACAAACCCTAGACCTTCaatctgaatgacacgatcgactagcaaactttcacacattcaatagaaatccgacaacaccgacaatgacatgcagacggcgcttcgatcggttaacaggttaacatcgttgaattttggggcggcaaattctcagtttccgccgcttgagcatctttagatTCGCggatcaaaattattcaaataatagcactctcactattaaacacacacttgccataTCTGCACAATCACTAAAAATCactgtttcaaccaaatttttaactatacgtatcaaacaacacattgaaattatactattttgagagcagcaccaggatgATGGGTGATGCCAACTCTTCTCCAACAAAAAATGAACATATAGCGCgactaaaaattattttgaactcTACTTACGAATCaatgttttcaaaaaagtttatcgGGGCAACCGGCCCTAGATTAACATCACTTTCCGCGTAGACAAGAGTGAACGTATTGATATACTGTAAAGATATTCTGAAGAGGAAAAAGAACAATTGTAGGTATTGTTTCTAGCCAACGGCACATTTCACCAATAACGTCTGATCACAACGCACAGTTTCTCTTGTATTAGCTTCGTGCACTGAAAACGGAGAATAAACTTAATGcaatagaaaacaaaattttcacttttctgCTATTTCTAAGAAAAAATGACACGCGAGATTTTTTGTTAGTCCTCTTTAGCATACTTTTGAATTTTTGTCTGATACTGAAAATCATTAATTCCCCAATCCGAAACTAGAGATTCAAAAGTCAAAGAAATTTCATAATTAGTTTTGCAATGTAAATACATTTCAAACCTGTTAAAATTTCGTTGCATTcaatcaatattaatataatttTAGTTTGGTGTCCGCTTTACAACCGTTAGTTCTACTTTCCTTCGAATAAGGAATGGAATCCTGTTTATCATAGTTTGTTTATAGTCTTACAAAACAGTTCACTCATTTTGGTGCTACCGCATGAAGAAAGATATAAACACTGTTTAAAACtaaaaaaccaaaaattttatacagatacatctgtattgtatagatgtTTGCGTTTGcccactgatttaaatcagagtacagatttcatatagatttcctaaatttgatacagatttgtacaggttcataaaaaagTGAAAAGTAAAATAATAGCCTTTTCTCTGAgtatctgttagtatttgattgccgtTTATTAATCCACGGAcatatcacatgttaaaatggaaatcttttgtgcataATGACTTACGGAGAAGAGACGATTTATCTTTAAACACAATTTTATTGcagaaattccatttttttttatttgaaaacagATGAAGCAGATATAAactttttatgcaaagcaatacatattttctatgaaaatatctggcatctttgAGTACAgttgatgaaacacacacacttaactgCGTTATATTGAcatattgagcaatttgacgtctctgttactcacaccgatgcagagtgcgcagatctattcatatacgaaattagaatgtgtgcgagccgaagtcaaagtttgttgtgggttcaattttacactgaggtaaaacatttttgactcataatcatacactgcgaaaaatgcatatagaatttcgttccattacgtgatatagagtttcatgaacgattttatgtctttctcaactgttctcttggcattgcagtgttttttattacATATATGTCTTCAGTAATTaacacgatgcggctcgacaaaattcactgggttatttcgacatactcacactagcattaacctttcaactgctgagaatagccacaccaacacattcgcacataaaagagaaagacataaaatcattcatgaaactctatatcacgtaatggaactgtcttctacttggttcattagttcatagcttacggaattctatatgcatttttggcagtgtatgattatgagtcaaaaatgttttacctcagtgtaaaattgaacccactacaaactttgacttcggctcgcacacattctaatttcgtatatgaatagatctgcgcactctgcatcggtgtgagcaGAGAtgtcatttatacagatttatctgtattatacagacttttgtatgctcatacagatttaatacaaagtacagattttatacagatttcctcaatttaatacagatctcacaaaaagtaagaaagaaaaaaattgaactattCTATCTgaactatcttttagtatttgattctagTGACGcgataaaagtctatcaatcaacggacaaatcacaaattaatatggaaatctcttgtgaaatccatttatattgtaatttgaaaccaatttcaaCTGATATTCTGAGTACTgagtaatggcatcatgaaacgtcactgtcaaactgagagttgtatgacctgtCTTGACGTTGCTTATTGGCCGTTGAAATTTCATGTCAAATTATgatgtcaacattttcaaactagataaatatatggaattacaattcaattgttgtggataaaaaaaactatgacaTTTCGTTGTTAAATATTCTTGTGAGTGCGGCAATGACtaattgaatctaccatcctacaaccacaatctattgaaaCAACATCTTTTGGCATCATTTAgttgtaaaaatttcattttattgtgaatacagattaatacagattttttatgcaaagcaatacagattttctatgaaaatatctggcatctctgggtgTGAGgaacagagacgtcaaattgctcaatagcggaatgaaaccagtgctactagattttccACAATGAATATTTaagtagtatttaacacgctctttctggtaatattcgaaactgaaacagttttattgatagATAAATATCAactatataattaaactaatgtcacggatactaaAAAAaagacttgttgatgataatttgaaaaagaaacaaTCTTTTGTTTCgtgacattatgagaaaacttggcaaccaaatgagatgaaaacagagcgcaatcaagtgaattaagtgaaaaattttcacctcatatttttaaagacttgtATTGcgtgtcgggtagtttttgtagttttcaatcgttaattaaacaagtggcaagtgaacattactaattatgaagtcatccagcattcaatagtagtgtaattgtgcgaaaaagtgatcatgttttgagacgaatcgattagtagatattcagaaacatgacaaactgtaaattttgagacgaaaatgtgtcctaaatggaaaagtgagtttttttagatgaaaaaataaacgatcaccgaagaattttaaaccatttcttccaatgagaaagtgtgacaatagcttgaataatcatttaaaaacatttcacagtttggttcaggtatgttgtaagatattattcatgtttaaagtaatgaggtgaaggaatgagatggaaataggagctgagatgaaatagggagccgttgccctattaGTACTGGGAAagttttgcaatgcaagaaaaCGATGGTTATCGCTTGATACCAGATCCGAACTGTATGGTGGGTGCTCAACCCCTGTGTAATCAACTCCTGTTTATCCGTGTGTATCCTGGTGTTGCCCTGAAGATACATGACACCTTCTCTGTTGATCACTCCCACCAAATGCACTGCCGAACCTGCCTGGTCAATGGCCCTGGTTTGAGTTACCTAACTACGCTCTAACCGCATAATGTAATAATATGCATATGCTTTCAGGGATATTGCTCTTTCATGT
This genomic window from Malaya genurostris strain Urasoe2022 chromosome 1, Malgen_1.1, whole genome shotgun sequence contains:
- the LOC131432791 gene encoding protein apnoia-like, which gives rise to MFSKYERVILAGIVVCYLVQLVRCDQLNQDQDVAEGRTFGHHFLKRISFAIIPTAFVVGVITTLLSALTVVSMNSLGVGVVLLVLAVSQILARTLPGASQPQPVAYSAPVPGPVPIVYHRDW